Proteins encoded together in one Astyanax mexicanus isolate ESR-SI-001 chromosome 10, AstMex3_surface, whole genome shotgun sequence window:
- the tmem60 gene encoding transmembrane protein 60, with protein sequence MSMSLAQRVLLTWIFSLIFLIMLVLKLDKKIQWSWFLVFLPVWTFDAILLLMLIIKMTGRCKPGFDPRNGAENLKKRVWYLTAILLKLAFCLTLCVKLERLIEIGLSFVCIPLWTLLIGAMVELGFSVFNFQRD encoded by the coding sequence ATGAGCATGTCCCTTGCTCAGCGAGTGCTCCTCACATGGATCTTCAGCCTCATCTTCCTCATCATGCTGGTCCTCAAGTTGGACAAGAAGATCCAGTGGAGCTGGTTCCTGGTCTTCCTCCCTGTGTGGACCTTCGACGCCATTCTTCTGCTCATGCTCATCATCAAAATGACAGGCCGTTGCAAACCAGGGTTTGACCCGCGCAATGGTGCAGAGAACTTGAAGAAGCGTGTTTGGTACCTCACAGCTATTTTGTTAAAGCTGGCCTTCTGTCTGACACTGTGTGTAAAGCTGGAGCGCCTGATAGAGATTGGGCTAAGTTTTGTCTGTATCCCTCTCTGGACTCTTCTGATTGGAGCGATGGTGGAGCTGGGCTTCAGCGTCTTTAACTTCCAGAGGGACTGA